CTAGTCGGGTTGTTGTGCCTCTATGTGGCCTAAAAATACTGATTAAGACAACTTAAAACATCAGTGGCCATGGTTATGACTACCTGCAAGTAATGTCCATACAAAAGAATGTTGTATTAGCAGCTTGAGCCAGCTCCTTCTGCAGGAACATGGGGTAGGCATATATTTCACCACGGTAGTGATTTAAGCCTTGCAGCAAGATTCCATGTCTGCACACAGCTATTTCCAGGCCCTCCTCATCCACCTTGGCCCTGGACTTCTGTGATGTTTCTCTGCCTGCTGTAAATGTTGCCAGCCCACAGACATCATGACCAGTCTTCTGAGAGTAGATACAATCTGTTACATGTAGCCCTGGgacaagtaaaaataataatggttAGAGGGTTGAATAAATACTTACACTCATCATCTGACTTCTGACTTGGTCAACAAAGGCAGAAACTTTGGCATCTTGTGCGATGAACAGTCCATCAAAAAGAGATGGTTCATCTGTCCTGTTAAATTAGAAGAATTTGTTTTACAGCATAATCACACATCCATAAAGGTTTTATTGTTTAGTTAATAAGTCAccaatgtattttaaatgattttattaccATCTGGAGATATAGCCAGCATGTCTGGTGTGCATGCTGGGCATTTAAAGGGCTCCACCAGGCACAGATCTTCTTTCTTAAAGTTGCAGAAGGCAAACTCTCGAAAGACTCTGTGGAAGGTATCGCCACAAATATTACCTGTCTGGGAACAAGGATGGTATTAATTTAAAGTTTggaattcaaatatttttctaaTGAAAAGAGAGTTCTTACTCGTCCTGTGCAAAGGGATTGATGTTCAAGCATTTTGAGAAATGCTTGTTGGGATATAGCTGGGCTGGCCAACTTCATCTGCTCAAATGATGTGAACACATCAAACTTGAACAGCATTTGGCATTTGGTAAGAACAAGGTGAGGACAGGATTGGCTAAGGACTACAGACATAccaacagagatgagagaatAAAGGATGCTTCACGGCCCCACAAACAAACGTGGTCTGCCGGTATTTGTGCAGACAACCAACTATGAATGATTTTTAGAACTAACAccactctttttcttctctgactTTTAACTGTATATAGAATGAATGTTTTAACATGTTATAatccaacacattttaaacatatttacacTTCATGAACTGTCATTTcttaacaacattaacattttaatgtctgcatataaatgaatgaaaataaggGCCACAGGGCTACAAAGAGATAAACACAATGAGAGACAAAGCAAAAGCTATGAGAGACAAGGAAATTAGTGTAACAGAGAGAAGGAATAAGAAACTGGCTCTTAAAAGAACTGTtggatttaaaatatttcaatgctAATAGAAAAGTGGTTTGACGTTCAAagacctgaaaaacaaaaaacaaaacagatgagcTAAGATTAGTTGTGTAACCATGTATTTTACTTGTTGcaactgaaataaacatttatatttaacattggtccagtagatcgcccCAGCCAGCAGCAGTGAAACGGGCTGCATGGCTGCAAATTAACGTTAATCCTTTTGGGCAACTGCATACGATCTAAGcacgtccactaaaagtgcttatTTTTGCCAGACAGGCTCAGATTGTTCAGAAGTGTCTGATAACACTATGGAAGGATCCCTACAGAGACAGACCTTTTTGATAAAGAGTAAGATCcgttttgtttaaccagaaacagcctTTCTGTCACGCTcgccaccagactccattgacaaaaacagtaattttacctcGCAGGAGACGAGAGCTGCTGGTCTACTGCTGCCTCAATcggttagtttgtttgtgttattgtgtgacgAACTAACCCTTTAAAACACCAACGTCATTGTTATTATGtgactttggtgttttaaaggGTTTTGTTCGGTTAGTTAGCACCGGAGCAACTCCTGTGTTGTGCGcgataaaattactgtttttgtcaatgcCTGTAGTGGCATTAGTAACTGATATGTAActaaaacaacacactgaactAACTTAGTTACACATGAAATGCAGACAATCACCACGATtacttaaaataaacatgtcaaaataaaataaaatacgcAAACTTGCCGGACTTAGCAGGGATACAACCTTCAGTGAAATGAGTGGGCCACTCCCCCTCTTTTGGCGCATCGCATTTTGATTGGTAacgaaggtcaaaggtcatatGATGACGACACACCCGAGACTCCAGATTGTCGTTATTAACAcgaccactagaggtcgcttAACTTTAAAACGTAACTGTAGGTCGTGATGAGCTGCTTGTACAAACGACCTATGGGGTCGCTTTTTGGGGGAGGACAGTCTGCATTTTGTTTAGGCCACGCCCAggcttgtttttctgtatgTGGGGTTTGGAGTTCATTCCTCCATGACTGAAGAAAATTAGAGGTCGTGTTAGTCTCAATTAAAGTTGCCAAAAAGGGCTAAAGAGTATTACTGCCTCCGTCGGGTTATTCCCCGAGTGCAGCGCTAGTGAAGCTGCAAAGCTCAACAGGTTTTGGGCCCAGGAGCAACTCGGGAAAGAGTTTTGGATGTTTAATCGCCGGTAGAAAGTCGTGACGGACAGCGTGCTAACGGCTAACAGATAGCATTATGGAGTCACGAGGAACAAGCAGGCTGCCTCGACTCATGTTCGACGGAGATGAAATCCAGTATGAACTGTGGGAGACTAAAGTGCTGGGACATTTGCATTTATTAGGATTAAAGAATACGGTTCTGAGAGAACCCAACATCCAAAATGAGGTAGCGGCAGACGGTACGCTGATGCGTACGCCGACTTGATTCAACTTTTGGATGATAAGAGCCTCTCCTTAATTATGAGAGATGCACCTGACAATGCAAGAAAAGCACTGAAAATATTGAGGGAATACTGTGCCGGGAAGGAGAAAGCCCCGCATTATCAACCTGTACACCATGTTGACATCGCTTCAGAAGACGAGCAGCGAGACGGTTACAGACTATATCATCAGGGCAGAGACCGCCATTACGGCGCTGCGGACCGCAGGTGAAACATTGGGAGATGGTCTGCTGATTGCTATGGTTTTACAAGGGCTGCCTGAAAGTTTTAAGCCATTTGCAATACATGTAGGACATAATGAGGACAATATAACATTTGCAGAATTCAAAACAAAGCTGCGTAGTTTTGAAGCAGAGAAGCTAACCGCAGCCGAGTCCAGTGACAATGTGATGAGGACTGTGGCGCCAAGTCAAGTGCACGGCACAGGAGCAATGAAGATGCAGACATTGTATGTTTCAAGTGTGGCATGAAGGGTCACCGAGCGAAAGCATGTCGGTGAAAGACATGGTGCAGTCATTGTAACAGTGACACCCACAACGATGCCACTTGTAGACGTAAAGGTAAACAAGATGGAGCAAGGAAAGTCGCAGATGAGAGCGGCAACTGatctggagcagcagcagcggatTATGCCTTCAGGATCAAGGACGCAGACATCGGggttcagcagcagccagcGCGCAACATCCAGGAGAAGGGCTTGATGGTTGACACTGGAGCTACTTCCCACATCGTTACCGATAAAGTCAAGTTTAAAGGCTTTGACGACACGTTCAAGCCGGAGACGCACTGTGTGGAGTCGGCAGATGGCACCCTGTGCAAAGGTGTGGCTCAATGCAAGGGGAATGCAGAGGTAGACAGTACGGGACAACGACGTAGAGCAACGCTGAGAGACGCATTGTTTATACCGTCTTACCCCCAAGACATTTTTCGGTGAAGTCAGCCACCGCGTTCGGAGCAACGGTCACATTTAAACAAGGACAGGACATGTTGACACATAAAGACGGTACCAGGTTTAACATTCATGTGTATGGCAAGTTGTATTATTTGCACACTGAGATTGAGGAGAGTGATAAGTGTAATACTTATCACGACATGCAGACGTGACATGAAATATTAGGCCACTGCAACTATGAGGATGTACAAAGATTACAAAATGTGGTTAATGGTATGCAGATTAAGGGGAAGACTATTAAGCCTGATGAAGAGTGTGAGGTATGTATTCAGGGAAAGTTTGTTCAAACCCGAAGTAGAGACCCTGATACAAGAGCAGAGGCTCCCTTACAGATGGTGCACACAGACCTAGCAGGTCCAGTAGCTAATGAGTCTATTGATGGGGACAAATATGTGCAGTCATTCACTGATGATTATTCTAAAGCAGTGTTTGTATACTTTCTTAAGACAAAGAGCGATACGGTGCAGGCAGCTGAAAAGTTCCTAGCAGATACTGCCCCTTATGGAAAGATAAAGTGTATCAGATCTGAACACGGCACAGAGTTTATGTGCAGGGATTTCCAGACCCTGTTAAGGAATAGTGATGGTATACTCGATTCCTTTTACTGACTCAAGTTTGTATGAGTCACTCACTAAAGTGAATCGGGTTttcgagtcacttgagtcacttgagtcacttgagtcagtcacCCAGAGTGTGCGCCATGGAATGCGAGTTACtcaggtaagggaggggctctatgagctgggagggagagcgagtgagctggAGCTACTGGGTCAGTCAATTGTTCCTTTTCTGTATCAGCCTGTGATACAGCTCAGCTCGGggcagaaaggagaggagacaggggaGTTGAGTTGAAATAATGACCAGAGCCGTTGCTTCAGCCACGGAGCTAATACAGCAATTAGCTTGATACATTTACGCAATTGCAGTTAGAATAACAGTTGTATGGCATGTTTCCTCTTTGTAGTTAGCTGACGGTAGCAGCGGTGAGTCAGTGAACAAGTTAATGGCGACAATGACTCGTAACTCCCGAGTCAGTAAAAAGAATCTCGAGTTTTGAACAATTCGTTCATGACTCGCACATCACTATTAAGGAAGAATGGTATCGAGCAGGAGACATCAGCCCCGTATTCACCTCACCAAAACGGTACCGCTGAGAGGGGCTGGCGTACTCTTTTTGTAATGGGCAGATGTATGCTAATTGAAAGTCAGCTACCCAAATGTCTCTGGAACTATGCTGTTCAAACGGCGGCCATAGTACGCAACAGATGCTTTAATAAGCGAACAGGGAAGACCCCTTACCAGATGCTGACAGATAAAAAGCCACATTTGTCCAAAATGCAGACATTTGGATCTGTAcgttatacttacaaacagaaCAAGAGAAAGCTTGATTCCAGATGTGACCAGGGACTTTTTGTCGGTTATGACAAGAACAGCCCCGCTTGTTTGGTTTATCATCCTGAGAAGATTCAAAAACACAGACTTGTTAAATTTGTGAACAAGATCAACGGTGATTTTTACAAGTATTCTGTATAAAACACTCTTCTTGAAGCAATGAGGTTGTTGAGTATTACAGacatttataataaaaagaTTTGTTAAACAAATGTGGTCAAAGGCAGGAAACTGAAGACTGAGAAGGACCCTACTCGTACAGTCGTGGACCTCCAGGCAGCCTCTCCGCCTCTATTTCTCAACTACTAATGACATCAATGCAAGCTCTAAGTGTATCAGTACATGCTACAGATGTGTTGTCTGCCTTggctttattgtattttttgtgttgcgTTTGACTTATCAGCTTTATTTTATACGTTGTACAGCTGTATCTTTCTGCAGTTATGTTTTGCCATCTAGAAATGATcatttatgttgtattttatttacaatcaATGATTTACTGCAGTAGTTGATTTACTGATTTGAACCAATTAACGTTTTTTGCACGTTAAAGAGATGCATGCTGTTGACTAAAGCAATAGATTTCTATGAATGTATTCTTTAAGTTAAAGCAATCGTGtaaggaaaatgtgttttgttaaaataatttgtATATCTTGTAATTTGCTGGTTGACAGAAAATCTATACGTGCCTGCTGGGAAAAATATGCTTACTCTCAACACGTACAAACATTTTATACTAACAGTTTATAACACTTACTGCCCTTACTTCAAACTCTTGTCCAAGTGTAACCCTATAGCAGTATGACCTTTTTCAAGTGTTAACTTTTAAATCAGTTGTTGTTAATGAGAGCCATATGTAAATCTTATCACATTATTGGTATTTCAGCGCACAAATGGCAGCTTTATACATCCATTAATCCGATCTGACTTTTATCAACACGTCACCCAGTTTAAAACCTGTGTTGCAGTagtcttttgttttataaagaGTGAACATCTGAGGATTATTGCTGAGGCAGCAGATGTAGCAACAATGCCTTGAGTACCATATTTGCAACTCCTGTATCTCAATGCCAAAATGCACATTTGTGCAGTGGAAAGACTTGACCACTAAAAGATTCAAATTACTCGGGTCAGTCTGTGACAGAATATGCTGGCAGAGACATTTAATGCTAATTTGAACTCATACTTAAATGGTGCAATTAattctttcttgttttcatttgcGTGACTCTCCAGTGTGTCAATGTGTTCACACAGTTCAGTTGTTTACTGTTAATTAGACctggctttgttttgtttttctgacatcgCGAGAAGGAAAATATGAAGTCACAGTGTTTATGCTGAAGACAGGGGTATCAAAATTCTTGATGCAACATTTAGTGAAATGAATGTATTGCTGATCTGTTCATACTGTACACAGAAATCCAAAGGGAATCAAAGATTATATGTTTTGGGAATGCAAATCACTTTCATAGCCTTTCACTTGagattatttgtgttgtttgataaagattatttatatttgatgaATGGACTCGtctgttttcctttgtgttttaaacACCAGCACCGGGCCTTCATTCTAGTAGTAGGTATCTGGATTATTGTGAAGTTCCTGGTTATTTGGCTCGTATTGATACTGTGGTCTTTAAAATACAGCATGCATTGAAATTGAGGACATATGGGTCcataaaaaactttattgtgcAGAACATCTTACACATCAAAACTCCACATCAGGTCCAGGGGAAGAGAGCAGGGTGAGAATATCTACTGCTgcaagagacaaacacaaaaacagacagggggGTAAGACACGTTATATGTGGTGTTCTAAGTAAATGCAgtgatgtgtgtgcgtggatgtgtgtgtttcaccttGGCTTTCTGCTTCTGGACAGGCAGGCGGAGTTTAAACTCTGCTGGGAGCTCGTCCTCAGAGTACAGTCTGTCTGAGAAATACACTCTCCTTATTCGACAGTTAGCGTGGAtctgagaggaaaacagcagGTCAGACATTAGCAACTGAAAGAGAATACAGTCAGGGTTGTAGCTGGTTTCTAATCTGTCTCTGTGCACTGACCTGTACACGCAGCGTCTCAAGGTAATTGGTTCCATAGGCTCTCCTGGTGAAGTCCGACAGGTCGAACTGAATCTGGTTCCAGCCGTCGTCCAGCTTCATTGGCATGGTGCAGAGCAACGGGTCCACTCGCGTCGTGCTTCGGTAGGTGCTCAACCGAAACCGCCGGCGAATGTTTTTATCATCCAGCACCTGAAAGTTTAAAGATGGGAGAATATGTCCACTTTACTTGTTTATACCACCAAAACATGGAACAGGTCGGTATCTGTGAGAGTGAATATACCTACCTCGACTTCATAGGTGAAATACTTCTTCACATTCTTGACGATCAGAACAAGAATGGGAAGCTTGATGCCCAGTGTCTTCTTGGGGTCTGCAGGACATGCTATGTAGGTGGTACTACAGAGACGAGAAGAGATGAGGGTGCTTTAATGAGTTGCCCTGAGCTGAAGAATCAGTTCAACAGACACAAACTCACCAGACGTTTGCCCCCTCGACCTCCAACACCTGGGAGCGGATGTCATCGTCTGTGACTCTCTGGATGTGACCATTCCTCGCCTGTGTATATAGGCTGCGCAGTCAATGGAAATATAGTTAGTTAGCTTTAGCACGGCCAGCTAAGGAAGCTTGATAAGCTTCATAGCATCCACTCTGAATCGCTGCTTACCTTTTCATCCCATATCTGAAGCGGTTTGCTGCCGATGCTGTAGAAAATACACAAGAATCTGccttgaaatgtgtttttaaacatcttctCTGAGTTATGTTCGTCCACGATCGCTTTACACTTGTGTTTAGTACAATGTAGAGGTTAGCAACAGATTTAGTTAGTAAACACTGTTTACTTACTAAATCTGTTGCTAACCTCTTCACTATTTTGTGTTGCTAAGGAACAGAATATTTAAGCGGTTCCATGGTGGTTGTTAGGTGACGCAGCTTGTATTTCACGAAGACCCGCCCCCTTCTaagcttctgattggctgctcttCTAACCCCAACAAGAGCAACCAATCAAGCCAATTAGAGGCAGATTAGGGCGGGTCTTCGCGGAATGAGTTTAATAATAAAACCCAAATCTTCAATATGAGGGCTCATTTAGTGGTTTTGACTAAATGAATCCCAATGATTATTATAAATGAgctattttcacattcattttatgTATGATAATAACAAGCCAAGATAATAGAGTTGATCCAACTTCCAAAATATCCTACAAGTAATTTAGGATTCATGCCCAGCACTGACAATCAAGCCAGCCCAAAGCACTAGTCTTAGTCATGAAGTCCTCTAacc
This window of the Pagrus major chromosome 18, Pma_NU_1.0 genome carries:
- the LOC141013610 gene encoding cilia- and flagella-associated protein 20-like, encoding MFKNTFQGRFLCIFYSIGSKPLQIWDEKARNGHIQRVTDDDIRSQVLEVEGANVCTTYIACPADPKKTLGIKLPILVLIVKNVKKYFTYEVEVLDDKNIRRRFRLSTYRSTTRVDPLLCTMPMKLDDGWNQIQFDLSDFTRRAYGTNYLETLRVQIHANCRIRRVYFSDRLYSEDELPAEFKLRLPLREHPGQVASQSQG